A part of Microbulbifer sp. MI-G genomic DNA contains:
- the lpxK gene encoding tetraacyldisaccharide 4'-kinase: MSLEDWFNRRWYPKKGGGRALYLLTPLEILYRQLSERRRIRKARRPPLPLPVPVIVVGNITVGGAGKTPLVAELARWLKERGRNPGIVSRGYGGRARRYPYQVTAQSHPLECGDEPLMLHLISGVPVMVSPNRTEAARALIDYHQCDVILSDDGLQHYGLWRSLEICVVDGLRGLGNGHMLPCGPLREPPTRLRTVDIVVSSGEPDTCVRQQCGELLDFPMTLEPSCWHQFNLDQTSTLRLPSGPEPGPCHGVAAIGNPRRFFRTLRQLGFRVMEQPFADHHQFSPQELHFDGKTPVIMTMKDAVKCRDFWQSHWWALEVRARLPDLFYQKVHRHLQLFSDDEK; encoded by the coding sequence ATGTCACTGGAAGACTGGTTCAACAGGCGCTGGTATCCAAAAAAGGGCGGGGGGCGGGCTCTCTATCTGCTCACTCCGCTGGAGATACTCTACCGTCAATTGAGCGAGCGGCGCAGGATCAGGAAGGCCCGCAGGCCGCCACTGCCACTGCCGGTGCCGGTCATTGTAGTGGGTAATATCACCGTTGGTGGTGCCGGCAAAACGCCGTTGGTTGCGGAACTCGCGCGCTGGTTGAAAGAGCGAGGCAGAAACCCCGGTATTGTCAGTCGCGGATATGGCGGGCGGGCCAGGCGCTACCCCTACCAGGTGACGGCTCAATCACACCCGCTGGAATGCGGGGATGAACCTCTGATGTTGCACCTGATTTCCGGCGTGCCGGTGATGGTTTCCCCCAATCGCACAGAGGCAGCCCGGGCACTGATTGATTATCACCAGTGCGATGTCATTTTGTCCGATGATGGTTTGCAGCACTACGGTCTTTGGCGCAGCCTGGAAATTTGTGTGGTGGATGGCCTGCGCGGTCTCGGCAATGGGCATATGTTGCCGTGCGGCCCTCTGAGAGAGCCCCCAACGCGTTTGCGGACTGTGGATATTGTGGTGAGTAGCGGCGAGCCCGATACGTGCGTCAGGCAACAGTGCGGGGAGCTGCTGGATTTCCCGATGACACTGGAGCCCTCTTGTTGGCACCAATTCAACCTCGATCAGACCTCTACACTGCGATTGCCCTCGGGGCCGGAACCCGGTCCCTGCCACGGGGTGGCGGCGATCGGCAATCCCCGGCGCTTTTTTCGCACACTTCGCCAACTGGGCTTTAGGGTGATGGAGCAGCCCTTTGCCGACCACCATCAATTCAGCCCGCAGGAACTGCACTTTGATGGTAAAACACCGGTCATCATGACGATGAAGGATGCGGTAAAATGCCGCGATTTCTGGCAGAGCCACTGGTGGGCGCTGGAGGTGCGCGCCAGGTTACCCGATTTATTCTACCAAAAGGTGCACCGGCACCTGCAGCTGTTTTCTGATGATGAAAAATAA
- the kdsB gene encoding 3-deoxy-manno-octulosonate cytidylyltransferase, with protein sequence MKNNCPFDVIIPARFAASRLPGKPLADIAGKPMVQHVYERARESSAERVIVATDDMRVAEVVRAFGGAVCMTSADHASGTDRLQEVAMNLGLADDRILVNVQGDEPLIPAPVINQVAQNLAANARVGVATLAEPIQTLDDFRNPNIVKVVAAKSGMARYFSRAPIPWPRDAFSLEATELPAGLEPRRHIGIYAYRVALLTSFVSWPVAPLERFEALEQLRFLYHDEHIHVADACAAVPGGIDTEWDLQRVRAFFG encoded by the coding sequence ATGAAAAATAATTGCCCTTTCGATGTCATTATCCCCGCCCGTTTCGCCGCCAGTCGATTACCGGGCAAGCCCCTGGCGGATATTGCTGGCAAACCCATGGTGCAGCACGTCTATGAACGAGCGCGGGAAAGCAGCGCCGAAAGGGTGATTGTCGCCACTGATGATATGCGCGTAGCCGAAGTCGTGCGGGCATTTGGTGGGGCGGTGTGTATGACCTCGGCGGATCATGCCTCCGGCACTGATCGCCTGCAGGAAGTGGCAATGAATCTGGGGCTTGCCGACGACCGTATACTGGTGAATGTGCAAGGGGATGAGCCTCTGATCCCGGCCCCGGTTATCAACCAGGTTGCACAAAATCTCGCGGCAAACGCCCGTGTCGGTGTGGCCACCCTGGCGGAGCCTATTCAGACCCTGGATGACTTTCGCAATCCGAATATTGTAAAAGTCGTCGCTGCCAAATCGGGGATGGCGCGCTATTTTTCCCGCGCACCCATACCCTGGCCGAGGGATGCCTTTAGCCTGGAAGCCACGGAACTGCCCGCTGGTCTGGAACCCCGCCGTCATATTGGCATCTATGCCTATCGGGTGGCGCTGCTGACAAGCTTTGTATCCTGGCCCGTGGCCCCGCTTGAGCGGTTCGAAGCTCTGGAACAGCTGCGTTTTTTGTACCACGATGAACATATCCATGTAGCCGATGCCTGTGCGGCAGTGCCTGGTGGTATAGATACGGAGTGGGATCTTCAGCGCGTGCGAGCGTTTTTCGGCTAA
- the murB gene encoding UDP-N-acetylmuramate dehydrogenase, translated as MIESDIDLQPHNTLAISAQSAHFARVQTLDQLREALTFARQRRLPILPLGGGSNIVLTGDFPGLAIQLDLRGLSVKSGDFGHTVCAAAGENWHQLVMTTVEKGLGGLENLALIPGKVGAAPIQNIGAYGIELRDRFSSLQAMEIASGEIHRFDTGDCAFAYRDSVFKGSLRDQYIITQVSLALPGAWEPCIGYPALHGYLRKCNWESGALTPAVVAQAVTDIRNSKLPLPEIIPNAGSFFKNPVVETAHYESLKAAHPGLVAFVAGDRWKLAAAWLIDRAGWRGVRRNAVGVHDSQALVLVNPGRGSGEELTGLAEEIAADVYAKFGVSLEPEPRYYP; from the coding sequence ATGATAGAATCCGATATCGATTTACAACCCCACAATACCCTGGCAATTTCTGCTCAGAGTGCCCATTTTGCGCGGGTGCAAACCCTGGATCAGTTGCGGGAAGCTCTGACCTTTGCGCGGCAGCGGCGCCTTCCTATTTTACCCTTGGGTGGCGGCAGCAATATCGTCTTGACCGGGGATTTTCCCGGCCTGGCTATCCAGTTGGATCTTCGGGGTCTTTCAGTCAAGTCTGGCGACTTTGGCCACACTGTCTGTGCCGCTGCCGGAGAGAATTGGCATCAATTGGTGATGACGACGGTAGAGAAGGGATTGGGCGGGCTGGAAAATCTTGCCTTGATCCCGGGTAAAGTGGGTGCAGCGCCAATTCAAAATATCGGTGCCTATGGAATCGAGTTGCGCGATCGTTTTAGCAGCCTGCAGGCAATGGAAATTGCCAGCGGGGAAATACATAGATTCGATACTGGAGACTGTGCCTTTGCCTACCGCGATAGCGTATTCAAGGGTTCACTGCGAGACCAGTACATCATCACCCAGGTGAGTCTGGCGCTTCCCGGCGCATGGGAGCCCTGTATCGGCTATCCCGCACTACATGGGTATCTGCGAAAGTGCAATTGGGAGAGTGGCGCGCTGACGCCGGCTGTAGTGGCACAGGCAGTGACGGATATCCGCAATAGCAAATTGCCGTTGCCGGAGATCATTCCCAATGCTGGCAGCTTTTTCAAGAACCCTGTCGTGGAAACCGCGCACTATGAAAGCCTCAAAGCGGCACACCCGGGTTTGGTGGCTTTTGTGGCGGGGGATCGCTGGAAGTTGGCTGCGGCATGGCTGATTGATCGCGCCGGTTGGCGGGGGGTCCGGCGCAATGCTGTGGGGGTTCACGATTCACAGGCTCTGGTGCTGGTCAACCCCGGCAGGGGCAGTGGGGAGGAGCTGACGGGGCTGGCCGAGGAGATCGCCGCTGATGTGTATGCCAAATTTGGCGTGTCACTGGAGCCCGAGCCACGCTATTACCCGTAG
- a CDS encoding response regulator gives MIKVLVVDDHDLVRMGISRMLSDVEGVEVVGEANCGEEALEFVRQREVDVILMDVKMPGMGGLEATRKLLHRCPQAKVVAVSALDDDLFPNRLMEAGARGYVTKGADLAEMVKAIRTVVSGKVHLSKAMATKMALRNVSGHAGNRSPFEKLSKRELQTADMIVNGAKVAEIAQALSVSPKTVNSYRYRIFEKLNISSDVELTLLAIKYQILDPEGAF, from the coding sequence TTGATCAAAGTCTTGGTTGTAGACGATCACGATCTTGTGCGAATGGGGATTTCGCGCATGTTGAGTGACGTCGAGGGAGTGGAGGTCGTTGGCGAGGCAAATTGTGGCGAGGAAGCCCTGGAATTTGTGCGCCAGCGTGAAGTCGACGTGATTCTCATGGATGTAAAAATGCCCGGTATGGGCGGGCTCGAAGCGACCAGAAAACTGCTGCACCGTTGTCCGCAGGCGAAAGTTGTCGCAGTGAGCGCCCTGGATGACGATTTGTTCCCCAATCGCCTGATGGAGGCGGGTGCCCGCGGGTATGTCACCAAAGGTGCTGACCTGGCAGAGATGGTGAAGGCAATTCGGACCGTGGTGTCCGGTAAGGTGCATCTCAGTAAAGCCATGGCGACGAAAATGGCACTGCGCAATGTCTCCGGTCACGCGGGCAACCGCTCTCCGTTCGAAAAACTTTCCAAGCGTGAACTCCAGACCGCTGATATGATCGTCAATGGGGCCAAGGTTGCAGAGATTGCTCAGGCGCTCTCTGTCAGCCCCAAAACAGTAAACAGCTACCGTTACCGGATTTTCGAGAAGCTGAATATCAGCAGTGATGTTGAATTGACCCTGCTTGCAATCAAATACCAGATACTCGATCCCGAGGGGGCCTTTTAA
- the uvrC gene encoding excinuclease ABC subunit UvrC translates to MFDSKRFLSSVTRKPGVYQMFDADNHILYVGKAKNLRNRLSSYFRSSGLTAKTMALVQRINTIEVTVTRSETEALVLEQSLIKSQHPPYNVMLKDDKGYPYIFLSSSDAFPRIGLHRGAKGRKGRYFGPFPNASSVRESLNFLQKTFRIRSCEDSVFHNRSRPCLQYQIQRCTAPCVHFIGEKEYRQDVRHAEMFLTGKSDSIIRELADEMDGASRALAFEKAARLRDQISALRRLQADQVAEGDSGDVDVLGVASEAGSCCVHVLFIRLGRILGSRSFFPSERLGLSHAALLSAFVSQFYIGSPREIPREILVSEALEDVVPLQEALGAQGGHEVAIAHKLRGKRATWVEMAEQAARQNLSSRTAAQQRLFDRFEALQDVLDLEQLPERLECFDISHSSGEATVASCVVFDTAGPVKSDYRRFNIKGIRAGDDYAAMGQALKRRYTRLSGGEGKFPNILLIDGGKGQVNQALDALNALGVVGVQIIGVAKGATRKAGFETLYVVSSNKELVLSADSPALHLIQRVRDEAHRFAIAGHRARRDKKRRESPLEGIAGVGPARRRALLRHFGGLQEVKRATAAEIASVEGISRKLAQTIYSVLHQE, encoded by the coding sequence ATGTTTGACAGCAAGCGTTTTCTTTCCTCCGTTACCCGAAAGCCGGGTGTCTACCAGATGTTTGACGCCGACAACCATATTCTCTATGTGGGCAAGGCGAAAAACCTGCGCAATCGCCTTTCCAGTTATTTTCGCAGTTCCGGTCTCACTGCCAAGACCATGGCATTGGTGCAGCGCATCAACACCATAGAGGTTACGGTTACGCGCAGCGAGACGGAAGCGCTGGTGCTGGAGCAAAGCCTGATCAAGTCGCAGCACCCACCATACAATGTCATGCTGAAAGATGACAAAGGTTATCCTTATATCTTTCTTTCAAGTAGCGATGCTTTCCCTCGCATTGGCTTGCATCGCGGTGCCAAAGGCCGGAAGGGGCGTTATTTTGGCCCTTTTCCCAATGCCTCCTCAGTGCGTGAGAGTCTGAACTTCCTGCAAAAGACCTTTCGTATCCGCTCCTGTGAAGACAGTGTCTTTCACAACCGCTCACGACCTTGTCTGCAATATCAAATACAGCGCTGCACGGCGCCCTGTGTGCATTTCATCGGGGAGAAGGAGTACCGTCAGGATGTGCGTCATGCCGAGATGTTCCTCACTGGTAAGAGCGACAGTATTATTCGGGAGTTGGCTGATGAAATGGACGGTGCCTCCAGAGCCTTGGCCTTCGAGAAAGCCGCGCGCTTGCGCGACCAGATTTCCGCACTGCGACGCCTCCAGGCTGATCAGGTGGCTGAGGGCGACAGCGGTGATGTGGACGTGCTTGGGGTTGCCAGTGAGGCTGGCAGCTGTTGTGTACACGTGCTGTTTATTCGCTTGGGGAGAATATTGGGCAGTCGCAGTTTTTTTCCCAGCGAGCGTCTCGGGCTGAGTCATGCAGCGCTGTTATCCGCCTTTGTGTCGCAGTTCTATATCGGCAGTCCACGGGAAATCCCCCGCGAAATTCTCGTATCCGAAGCCCTGGAGGATGTGGTGCCGCTGCAAGAGGCCCTGGGCGCACAGGGAGGGCACGAGGTTGCTATAGCACACAAATTGCGCGGTAAACGCGCCACCTGGGTGGAGATGGCCGAACAGGCGGCCCGACAGAATTTGAGCAGCCGCACTGCCGCACAGCAGAGACTGTTTGACCGTTTTGAGGCACTGCAGGACGTGTTGGATCTGGAGCAGCTTCCGGAGAGGTTGGAGTGCTTCGATATCAGCCATTCATCAGGTGAAGCGACGGTGGCATCATGTGTTGTATTTGATACCGCTGGCCCGGTCAAATCGGACTACCGCCGGTTCAATATTAAGGGCATCCGGGCCGGAGATGATTATGCGGCCATGGGTCAGGCGCTCAAGCGACGCTATACCCGCTTGTCGGGAGGCGAGGGCAAGTTCCCCAATATTCTGTTGATTGATGGCGGAAAGGGCCAGGTTAACCAAGCGTTAGACGCGCTCAATGCGCTGGGTGTGGTTGGCGTACAGATTATTGGCGTTGCTAAGGGCGCCACGCGCAAAGCGGGCTTTGAGACCCTGTATGTGGTTTCCAGTAACAAAGAGCTTGTACTGTCTGCCGACTCGCCCGCTTTGCATTTGATTCAACGGGTTCGCGACGAGGCACATCGATTTGCCATTGCGGGTCACCGGGCGCGCCGGGACAAAAAGCGGCGGGAGTCACCCCTGGAGGGCATTGCCGGGGTGGGGCCCGCCCGCCGGCGGGCGTTGCTGCGCCATTTTGGTGGCCTGCAGGAGGTCAAACGGGCCACAGCGGCAGAAATTGCCAGTGTGGAGGGAATCAGCCGCAAACTCGCACAAACTATATACTCGGTACTGCATCAGGAATAG
- the pgsA gene encoding CDP-diacylglycerol--glycerol-3-phosphate 3-phosphatidyltransferase: MTLANQLTLLRVGLIPVLVVVFYLPYQWSYVASAVIFAAAAATDWLDGYLARKLNQSTAFGAFLDPVADKLMVATALVLLVGLHKNAWFTIAAAVIICREIAVSGLREWMAEFGQRSSVAVSYVGKVKTTAQMAAIIVLLAFDVREYPLMETLGYLLLYIAAALTLWTMVMYLRAAWPALMANHHNPS; encoded by the coding sequence ATGACACTTGCCAACCAGCTGACATTGCTTCGTGTCGGTTTGATACCTGTCTTGGTGGTGGTTTTCTACCTGCCGTATCAGTGGAGCTATGTGGCATCGGCAGTGATTTTTGCCGCTGCCGCCGCAACCGACTGGCTCGATGGTTACCTGGCAAGAAAACTGAATCAGAGTACGGCATTTGGCGCCTTCCTGGATCCCGTCGCAGACAAACTGATGGTGGCTACCGCCCTGGTGCTACTTGTGGGCCTGCATAAGAATGCCTGGTTCACTATTGCAGCGGCAGTGATTATCTGCCGGGAGATTGCGGTGTCTGGACTGCGGGAATGGATGGCGGAATTCGGCCAACGCAGCAGTGTTGCCGTATCCTATGTGGGCAAGGTCAAGACTACGGCACAGATGGCGGCAATTATTGTGCTGCTTGCCTTCGATGTGCGGGAGTATCCGCTGATGGAAACGCTCGGGTATCTACTACTGTATATTGCCGCTGCCCTGACCTTGTGGACCATGGTTATGTACCTGCGCGCAGCCTGGCCGGCACTAATGGCAAATCATCACAACCCCTCCTAG
- a CDS encoding lipid A deacylase LpxR family protein, with the protein MEYSAKSFLSLVVVLLSALGSLPVGAAGTAKGQLQIEVANDAPFQTDRDYTGGLHLAWRPANSPFTLHLGQDIYTPEDLTTTTPVDGEHPYGGWTYLGVNYLYQISSNWRADVTLDIGSTGPRSGARVMQEWIHRATGSTFPKGWQSQVHNEWGFMPELKLDYKLPLSAFQKGGLVYRVVPYLRWRSGNIIRDHGVGVRLMLGSQLPAFSNVATQPDGDFYWFFRVGLEYTAVARNILLEGNSKVRNGVKQYSYGVIPEKALAVANLGVFWGFDSYEAGVKIQYNSKAYASQGHMNSSFLIGGTPSGNFVMSVIFKKFF; encoded by the coding sequence ATGGAGTACAGTGCCAAGAGTTTCCTGTCGTTAGTTGTTGTTTTGCTCTCTGCTCTGGGTTCGCTACCCGTTGGAGCGGCCGGCACGGCAAAAGGTCAGCTTCAGATCGAAGTGGCGAACGACGCGCCTTTCCAGACGGATAGAGATTATACCGGCGGGCTCCATTTAGCCTGGAGGCCCGCAAATAGCCCGTTTACGCTGCATTTGGGCCAGGACATCTATACTCCGGAAGATCTTACAACGACCACACCAGTCGATGGTGAGCACCCCTATGGCGGTTGGACCTATTTGGGAGTCAACTACCTCTACCAGATTTCTTCGAACTGGCGCGCTGATGTAACGCTGGATATTGGCAGCACAGGCCCGAGATCCGGCGCGCGGGTGATGCAAGAGTGGATACACAGGGCTACCGGGTCCACGTTCCCCAAAGGTTGGCAGTCCCAAGTGCATAATGAATGGGGATTCATGCCTGAGTTAAAGCTGGACTACAAGCTCCCTCTGTCCGCATTTCAAAAAGGGGGACTGGTATACCGTGTAGTACCTTATCTCCGCTGGAGAAGCGGTAATATTATCAGAGACCACGGGGTAGGAGTTCGCTTGATGTTGGGCAGTCAACTGCCGGCTTTCAGCAACGTCGCAACCCAACCCGATGGTGACTTTTATTGGTTTTTTCGGGTTGGTCTTGAATATACGGCAGTAGCGAGAAATATTCTCCTGGAGGGAAATTCAAAAGTAAGGAACGGGGTAAAGCAATACAGTTATGGCGTAATTCCAGAGAAAGCGCTTGCAGTGGCTAATTTGGGAGTATTTTGGGGTTTTGATTCTTATGAGGCGGGTGTCAAAATACAGTATAATTCCAAAGCCTATGCATCACAAGGCCATATGAATAGCAGCTTTTTAATTGGCGGCACACCCTCGGGAAACTTTGTGATGTCTGTCATTTTTAAAAAATTTTTTTAA